TAAGTCTGTGAGTGTTTTCAAGCATTTCCCAAATCTTTATTGAATAGTTTTCTATTCTCTCATTCAGCCTTTAGCTTCAACTCTTTGAACACCACATGTGTCATCTTATGCCATAGTTATTTTTTCAATCCTCATTATTGTACTAAACCTAAGCGCATTTTTTCTTGTGTTGAGTGActttatataaaatataaacTGGCACCCAGAATTTGGAATTATGAGATTCATGATTTCAGTGGAATATCCAAGAATGTAGTCAGAATTTTGCTTTGAATCCATGTATTTGTCTTGAATATGTATCGGAATAAAGAAAGCACACTCTGGATCATTTGGCTTCagtagtttttattattatttggcaGATTTGGAAAACAACTCGATAAATTGTTATAGAAGCTGGGAGAGGGAGCAAATGAAGACAAGTCATTGTAAATGTGGCCAAATACAAGGATAATTATTTAAATCCTGATGACTTTGTTGTTATTTCCCAGGAGACATCTAAGGCTCAAACAGGAAGGGGAAGTTGGACTGACCCTgtagagaaaaagaaaattcagttgagccatttaaaattaaatactGTATATAAACCAACAGCTGTGTATGCAACAccacaataaaataaagttcTGAATGCACTGGTAAAGGAAATACACCTCATCAATCCCAGGGCCAGATGCATCACCACGAGGATCAGGCGGAATTGTTGTGGATTCTTTTTGAGTCTCGAGTGGCCATGTCTGAAATAAAGCACAGAGAGGCGGCATTACAAAATTAGACAGTAAATAACCTGAACTAAAAGCTTTGGTCGTTTCTGGGGTGGCTTACCCGCTCTGTCTGGGGCTTTGGCTTGGAGGCCTGctaaaattaaaggaaatacagGAAAGTTAGAAGGAACAGTAAATACAACAATATGGAAGTGCACTTTTGCAAAAGGCTCAAATGACATCAAATAGTAAATCAGGCCTTTATGAGCACGATCATGAAtagagcaaataaataaaaactgcacaTCATACCTACGTTACAACAAGTATCACTCAGCACTTTGAGCAAATCACAGCTAAGTCTGTGTGGTTTGAAAGAAAGACAGTTCTCATTGCACCACGTTCGAGACATCCCCACAGTAATGACTCAACATCAGCAGCTATGTTATTATCAGAACGTTTTGTCTGTGAGTCACCTTTGTCTCAAGGAGATCTAAATATTTGTTCACCATGGATatttccctcctcccttcaagtttcatttattatttgatgtctgacctgcagaggaagctgtgGCCTCTGAGTGGTTTTTTCCAGGTTCTGCTGGCCATTGTTCGGCTGCAGCACAGCCGTGTTCCTCTGCTGGGGGTAGCCATACGGGGGCATGAAGTAAGGGAAACCCTGTAATgaagaaaatacatgaaatcagCTGTTGATCCTTTAAATACAGACAACATTTTCACATATGTAAGTTGAGCCTAATACCTGCTGCCTGTGAAGCTGGGGAAATCCATAAGACGGATACTGAAACTGGGGAAACATCTACAAGATAATTAAAACAGTTGTTATTCTTCAGGAGTGTGAGGAAACATGCAAACGCTCCATAGAATAAAGAAAAGTAGTTCTACAACACACGATGTGCCTCCAGGCTGCTCTCTTGTACCTGCATGGGGTTTTGGCCCTGCTGGGGGATGGTCGGCGCGTTGGGGTCCTGTGCAGGCCCAAGCTGCTCTTGTTGGCCATTGGGGACAATCATAGGTGTCAGCTGGTTGCCTTGGTTCGGGAGAAGCAGCTGGGGCCCCTGGGGACCAAAAGGACCTGCCACCTGGGGGTTCAGGTTCAGCACCTGTGGGGTGAGCAGCACCTCaggctgttgctgctgcagcacgtACTGTGGTAGTAACGATGAGGCCTGCAAAAAAGGGAAGTTTCATGTAAGTTTGCAAGATATTTCCCAAATTAAACATGTGGTTCGTTCAACTTGACCAAATAGGGAAAACAATTGTCTTAAAACGCAGGTTTTGGCCCACCAGTCTGTACCTGTGCTTGTGCAAGAGCTGCAAGAGTTAATCCATTGAGTCTCAGGatctaaacacacaaaaaagctgAATTAGCTCAAATATTGCATCCTAAATCACTCAGACATGCATACATTTGACATGTATCTACCTCATTGCTATTGCTTGCAATAATTCCAATCTGCACCTGTACAAAATGGACAGAAAATGTCAAGTTCAGATCACGCAATGTGTACATGTAGCATACAGATATATATCAGGAAAAAACTCACTGGCAGAGCGAAGCTGGTGCTCAGCAGACAGATGACCAGGAGTGTGGTTTGCAGCTGCATGATGTCCTGCAGGATTTGAAAACATGAGTAAAGTCCGAACAGCAACAATCTTATGTGCAGCCCTATAAAATACTAATGTCCCCTTTCTTTACAGAAGCAGAAGATATTCACAGAAATCTTGAGCACTGCGAACTCTCCTTACCGTTTCTCTGAATGTGCTCTTCCTCACTGTGTCTGCCTCCTCACCTTGCCTTATAAATTCTCTCCATGCAGACTGTTACGGTGCACCACCAACCCACCCAGACAACGTGTGGTCAGGGTGACAGACGTTTCTCATGGCATCCGACTCAGACTCTTACAACACAGGCCAGCAAAGTATGTCATTAGATGTAAGTCATGTCTCTAAACGCCATGACATGGCCCGTGTCCAAGCTGGGAGCGATTCTCCCAAGAAGcttaatgtgaaaatgtttatgTGCACTTTTCACATTATAGAGATTGAGAATTCACCAAACTGTCACAGTTTTTCTCTTATGAGACAGAAATGCTCCCTTAAGAGGTTTAGTTTACACAATCTGATTATTATGTGAGTAAAGTTTATATGCATATGTCAAGGTGGAGCACTTCAGTGTGTAATTATGGACATTAGCTCCAAAGGAAATTCTGGCATGtcatgaaaaaaactgcaaaagagaaaaaaaaaaaggttattatCACCAGACATTTGTCACATGTTGCACAGCCCACTTAGACTGATGTTGACATCTAATTGACTAATCATCAGCAGTACAGGTTAACCATGGAAACCTCACTTTAAACGTGTGCTCTGGAGAGTAAATGGCCGGACTTTTTTTGATACGGCCACACATTTTAATAGTGGGTAGAGCTCTCACTTCAATGCGAGAAAATCCCCCAATGGAGTCGGGGTTTCATGGCATTTCAGCGTGTAGTTATCCTGTGCATGCCTGGATTCTGGAAAAATATGTTTGAGCTGATTTGGTGACACCAACTTGCCTGTAGCTGTAACTGCCTCTGAATTTGCCCTGTGATAGACTGGTTAAACTGATTTAAAATGCCCTAAGTTTTATTGTAGACTccttttatgttgttgtttttttttgttttgttttttttccaactggaGCATGTGATGGCAGCATCTACTGAAGGAGTGGGTATTTTCTCTTAGTGGTTTGTCACTGTAAAAATATATGTTTAAAATTGTGAAACTCCTGTTGTTAATAAGACACTGCATTGTTTCAAGAGGCTGTGACATTAAGCAAAACACAGAGGCTCTCAGCTCAGGATTTACTCGACATATTgtgctgtttttccttcagatGGCAGTAGAGATCCACTGTTTTTTACATTCACTGACTGGCCCCTTTACAGTGCAATGTTATTCTGTCCAGttcaatttaattaaaataGCAGCAATAACAAATTATCTCaagacactttaaaaacaaaaataagtatttgAGCAAGCATTGACCATTTTGACTGGAAGAAACTGCTGCTGATTCTGAACCATACACACGCTGCCAAAAGAAGGCAAGCTAATTCACTGTAGCTGCAGACATGATGGAGGCAGGATGCCCAGATTACAAACATCCAGCTCTACTAGAAGATTCAGTGATAGAGGGCAGAGAGAGCATGGGCTGCAGGGAGAACAGAATGTTAGCCACATGTAATGGTGAACTATCACGATTTGGAGCATTCTAAATAGCGGCTAAAACAGAAAATGGTCCAAGGTGATCATCTAAGCCAGCCGTAAGTGTAAGAGTTGTTTTATAGGGAAGTTTGAGCCTAATCTTGAAGCTGGGAGCAAGTTTCACATAACAGACTCATGATAAGagaaagctctgcctcccattCTTCAAGATGAATCTAGAAAATCTGATTTCTGAGGGCAAATTGTTCTGCTGAGGTTATTCCGTCTAATGCAACAGTTCTaacaaaatgttgacatttaaaaaagcattCAGTTATTTCGTTTATGTTAACTCTGTCAGAATGCTGATGACTTAACTTTAGTTTGAttatcaacaataaaaaaacagcatggTAGTGCTGCaccaaaacaacatgaaagtgAAAGGGTCTTCTTTTATAATTCTATTCCTCCTGTATGATGGTAGGAATGCCAAAAATATAAACAcccacataaacaaacaaatgaatatAATTTAGACATGTGATACTTCGGATACCCTCCAAAGTGAACTGGCTGGCCATTTTATATTTCTTGTGATATGAATTTCTGCAAAATGCC
The nucleotide sequence above comes from Salarias fasciatus chromosome 6, fSalaFa1.1, whole genome shotgun sequence. Encoded proteins:
- the odam gene encoding RNA polymerase II degradation factor 1, with amino-acid sequence MQLQTTLLVICLLSTSFALPVQIGIIASNSNEILRLNGLTLAALAQAQASSLLPQYVLQQQQPEVLLTPQVLNLNPQVAGPFGPQGPQLLLPNQGNQLTPMIVPNGQQEQLGPAQDPNAPTIPQQGQNPMQMFPQFQYPSYGFPQLHRQQGFPYFMPPYGYPQQRNTAVLQPNNGQQNLEKTTQRPQLPLQQASKPKPQTERTWPLETQKESTTIPPDPRGDASGPGIDEGQSNFPFLFEP